The DNA window TTTTTTGGCTTCTTTTTTGCCATATTTCTCGTTCAATATATCGGTCGCGAGAAAAGTCGAAGCATAAAGGCTGTTGCCTAAAGTTGCTGTCAATCCTATGATTTCGATCGTCTTCGTTACTTGGATATTAGCCAAAACGGTCGAAATAGCTACCCACGCAAACAATCCAGTCTTTCCGAAAAATTTATACATGATTACTAACAGAACAAAATTGAACAAGGCAAAGCCAAGTCCCCAAAATTCATTAAACAAAATACGTCCTCCTTAGTTTTGGTAAAGCGGGAATTTGCGAACCGCTTGGTACCGTAAAAATGTCCTCAGTTAGTATAACTATTGTTGGAATAAAAAACAAATGCGTAGTAGAATGAAGAAATGACGATTTGCAGTGAGGTGACAAAGTGAAAAAAATGTCTATTATTAACGAAATTGATGAAATGATGACCACATACTGTGAAGGTTGCTTTGTGAAATCTCAGCTTCGCAAAGATGAAGGAAAGACCGCTGCTCATAGATTTTGTATTAGCAATTGTACAGTTGGAAGTCAACTGCAATTCCTTGGAAACGAACTGAATAAAGTCGGAACCGGCAGCAAAGCGTAACGACTGGTTGTTCTTCAAAACTATAAAAAGCAGAGACGGAATTCCCGCCCCTGCTTTTTTCTATTAGTTTATTCTGAATCAATTTGGATAACATTTGCAGCCTGAGGTCCACGGTTGCCATCAATAATATCGAACGATACAGTTTTGCCTTCATTCAATGTTCGAAATCCTTCACCTTGGATGCCGGTAAAATGAACAAATACATCATCACCGTCATTATACTCAATAAATCCGTAACCTTTTTCTGAGTTAAACCATTTCACTGTTCCCTGGTGCATGCGAGTTCCCCCTATTATTGAGTATGTCATGGACCTATAGACGCCATGTTATGGATGGGTATACTATACATGAAGCCTATGGAAACGTCAATAATCGTTGGGAATACAGGCATTTTGCTTCAACTTCAGGTTATAATAGAAGAAACAAGCGATTGGAGCGGAAGTATGGACCAGGAAAAAATCAAGCAATGTCGCAATGAGGTTAAGAAAATCTATGAACAGTTTGATGCTAGCCATGATTGGCAGCATATCGAACGGGTCATGAAAAACGCCAAAATGATTTTGCAACAAGAAACAGCAGATGCATTTATAGTCGAATTGGCCGTACTTTTACATGACGTTTCGGACCCGAAGTATAAAAAGCCCGAGGAAGACTTGGAGCGTGATATTCTGAATCGTTTAGAACTTTCAGATGCTCAGCGCCAAGAGATTCAGAAAGTTATTGAATCGGTTTCTTTTAAAGGCGGCAATGGCAAACCGGCAACGAGCATCGAAGCGAAAATCGTCCAAGACGCTGACCGATTAGATGCTATTGGTGCAATCGGGATCGCGCGAGCATTTGCTTACGGTGGGGCAAAGGGACGTAAGTTGTACGACTGGAACGAACAGGCACGTACAAAAATGACGGAAAATGAATACCGCGAAGCGCAAACCAGTAGCGTCACACATTTTTATGAAAAGCTTTTATTGTTGAAAGACCAAATGACTACGGAAACGGGTAAGCACATGGCTGAAGAGCGCCATGAATTTATGCTAATCTTTTTAAAGCAACTACAAACAGAAACGGATGGGAATAAATGAGCCACTTAAATATTACGAAGTTAACGAAAACTGTTGGAGCAAAAACATTATTCAAGGATGTCGAATTTTCATTATATCCAGGAGAACGCGCAGGTTTAATCGGCGTAAACGGTACAGGGAAATCGACTTTAATGTCAATACTAGCGGGATCAATGGATGCAGATAATGTTGTCATGGACCACCCGAAAAAATATCAAATTACGTATTTAATGCAAGAACCTGAATTTGATGAATCATTGACTGTACTCGAAACAGTTTTCTCAGGGAAATCCCCGATTTTAGCATTAAACCGTGCTTATGAAAATGCCTTGAAAAATATGATGGTCGATTCAAGTTCTACACAATTACAAGACGAGTTGATGGATATTCAAGAAAAAATGGAACAAGAAAATGCATGGGATATTAATGCCTTGGCCAAAACCGCACTGTCAAAACTAGGGATCGATATGTATGACCAAGTAGTACGTGAATTATCAGGCGGTCAGCGTAAACGTGTGGCTCTTGCGAAAGCATTGATTGAACCAGCAGATTTGATTCTTCTGGATGAGCCAACAAACCATTTGGACGCGGTGTCAACTGAATGGCTGCAAGAAACCCTGTTGCGCATGGGTTCAGCTATGCTTTTTGTCACGCATGATCGGTATTTCTTGGATGCGGTTTCTACACATATTTTCGAAATAGCAGACCAAACCATGTACACGCACAAAGGCAACTACGGCGATTATTTGGAAAACAAAGCGATTCGTGATGAAATGAATGCATCGTCTCAGCAAAAATTAGAAAACCGTTTCCGTTCTGAGTTAAAATGGATTCGCCGCGGTGCAAAAGCTCGTTCGACTAAACAAAAAGCGCGGATTCAGCGTTTCGATGAAATCAAAGAAAACGTGCAAAAAGAAAACGACAATACATCGCTTGAACTATCCATGCAAAGCCAGCGACTTGGCAAGAAAATCATTGAAGGCCAAGACATGGGCGTTGCTTATGGGGACAAACAAATCTTCAGCGGCTTTGATTTCCTGTTGCAAGGTGGAGATCGCATTGGAATTGTTGGACCAAATGGTGCCGGGAAATCGACGTTGATGAAAATGCTTGCCGGAGAATTAGAACCAACTTCAGGAAAAATGGAATACGGCAGTACCGTGAAAATTGCTCACTTTACACAGCATTTGCCTGAAATGGATGAATCGCAGCGCATGATTGAATACATTCAAGAAACGTCGAGTGATTTTGAAGCAGAAAAAGGTGTTCGTTTATCGGCAACTCAAATGCTTGAACGTTTCCTATTCCCGTCAAATGGTCACGGCACGCAAATTGGTAAATTATCAGGCGGCGAGCGAAAGCGTCTGTATTTATTGAAATTATTGATGGAACAGCCGAATATCTTATTCCTCGATGAGCCGACAAACGATTTGGATATCCAAACACTATCTGTTTTGGAAGATTTCTTAGAAAACTTCCCAGGCGTAGTTATTACAATTTCGCATGATCGCTTTTTCCTTGACCGCATTGCCCAGAAATTGTGGACAACAGGAACAGGAAAAATCGAAGAATATCAAGGTCTTTACTCTGAGTTTATTAAAGAAAAAAATAATCCGGTTGAATTAGCTGAACAACAGCTTGTTGAAACGGAAGTCGCACAACCAGCCAAAGTTAAAAAGAAAATGACCTACAAGGAGCAGCAGGAATACAACGGTATTCTTGATAAAGTTGCACAAACAGAAGCGAAGATTGAAGCTCGTGAGGAAGAAATGGCTTTAGCTGGGGCCGATTACGATAAATTGCAGAAATTGACCGAAGAAGTCAATGGATTAACTGCTGAGTATGACGCGTTAATTGAACGTTGGACTTATCTTCAAGAAATAGCAGAAACATGATCTATTAATTGCAGGAGGGATTTTTGTGAAAATTTTAACGATTGAACCGACACCAAGCCCGAATACGATGAAAGTGATCATCGACCAGGAATTGCCATTTGGCAAAAGTCATAACTACACGAAAGATAAGTTAGAAGGTGCATCTGAAGAAGTGCAGCAGTTGCTAGCGATTGACGGTGTAAAAGGCGTTTACCACGTAGCTGATTTTTTGGCAGTCGAGCGCATCTCTAAATTCGATTGGGAAATTATTTTGACGCAGGTCCGGAATGTTTTTGGCGAAGACCGTCAGCATAGTGGAGAAGAAGTCCAATTAGACGAGCATTTTGGGGAAATTTATGTCCATGTGCAACAATTCAAAGGAATTCCACTGCAAGTCAAAGTGTTCGATAATAGTTCAGAACAACGCTTTGGTATGCCAGAACGTTTTGTCGCGGCGATGAAGCAAATTTTGGACCCGACAGAAGAAAACTACCTCATGCAGCGTAAATGGGTAGATTATGGCGTTCGCTATGGGGATAAAAGTGAAATTGGCAAAAGCCTGATGGAAGAAATCGAAGCTGCGTATCCACAAGAACGATTAGTTGCAATGACGACGAAAGAAGATGCAGCTCAAGCTGAGTCAGCCCCTCGTGGTCAAAGAGTGTCAGTAGAAGACTTTGATGCACCCGACTGGGAAACTCGCTTTCAGCTACTTGATCAAATGATTGAGGCAGATGTTGATGATTTACCGTTACTGGCAGCGGCATTAAACGATGAAAAAATGTCGATTCGTCGTCAAGCCGCTATTTTCCTAGGCGACGTTAAAGACAAAGCTGTTGTGCCCTATGTTGAACGTGCGATGAAAGACAAGAGCTGGGCTGTCCGCAGAACAGCAGGCGATACCATCAGCGATCTCGGTTTTGAGGAATTTGAGCCGGTTATGCTTGAAACCTTACGTGATAAAAACAAATTGGTTCGTTGGAGAGCAGCGATGTTCCTCTATGAAACAGGAACAGAAGCCGCTTTACCAAGTCTGAAGCAAGCCGAAAATGATCCGGAGTTTGAAGTGAAACTACAAATCAAAATGGCAATTGCACGTATTGAAGAAGGCGAAGATGCAAAAGGGTCGGTTTGGAAACAAATGACCGAAGCGCGTCAAGCGATAAAAGAGGAATAGTAGAAAAGACCCGTGACTAAACAGTCACTGGCCTTTTTTTTTGCTTATTGGCTGCTTGGAACTGCATTAAATGTTTCCTCATTGCTGTTAAGAGGTAAAGTGCTGGTAATCAAACTAATTATAATAGTTGCTATACGAGGAGGAAATAAATATGTCAAACAATGTTTTTTCAATGGAGATTTTATACAGCGGAAAATATGAATCATGGGAGTTTGAAAATCGACAAAAACGCGATGTTTTTTATGAGCAAGTCGTTCAGCAGTTTGCTGATCAAAAAATAAATGGTCAAGAGGAAGGGATCGATGATACACGCATTGTCCAACTGTCTTCTAACAATCTGAAAATCCAAGAAAATGGAGAATACGCTCAGGATACAACGTATGAATGGTTTGAGTACGATGTATTTAGCCAAATGTTGGACTTTATTAACAACAAGTATAACCAAAGCGAGTAAGTTTGTTAGAAAATAAATTTTTAAATGCAATCAAATATAAAATGATAAAGTGTAGAAGTACAAAGACTCGGTGAATAAAGATGTCTTTTGAATATTTTTTAAAAAGCTATTGCTTTTTTTACTTAGACTTACAAAGCTAGTACTAAAGAATTAATGAGTTAAAACGATGCCGATAAATAGTCAGAGCATACTGAAAATATCTAAAACTACCCAATTCGGGTAGTTTTTTTATTGCTAGAAATATGTGATAGGCTATTTCGGGTTATCATAAATATAGAGCAGAATAGGTATTTAAAATCACTTTATATAACAAAAGGCATAAAGTTATTTATTTTTAATAAAAAAAATAAAAAATATTAGGTCCATGTATACGTTTGTTGTTGTTAAATTTATGATATCTTGTAAGTATACATAGGAGGGTTACAGGTGAATCTTACGGTCAATGGAGTAGTATTGAGTCAAAAAAGAAGTGCACTTATCGTTAGAGAATTAATAAGAGAGTCTGTCGCAGAACATGCGAAAGACGTAGAAGAGTATTTAAAGGATTATCAGGTAGAAGACTTAGGAAGTTCGATTATTCTTCGTCCGCCGTCAATTGAAGGAATTCAAATTTCATTATTCAAGTCATCCTGAGGGGTGGCTTTTTATATTGTGTGGAAAAAGAAGCTATCTGCTATTTTAGTGTAGGTAAATCTTAGAAAACTAGATAGGCAAGGCGTTTTTAATGACTGCTTAGCGTTCAGAAAAATGAGCATACTCTTGATTTTGTTTAAGAGTTCACTGATGGTTAAGTGATTTTAAAAAAATTATGTGTTAAAAAAACGAATGATTGATCTAGGAATGGCGATTAAGGTATTCCAAACCAATGAAAAAACAATTTCAAAAATTACCCCTATACTAAGGTCCATAAATAAATCAGTAAAACAGTTTTCTCTCTTCTGCTTGTTCTTTTTCTTCTTCATTGGTGGTCTCCTTGTCATGTTCTTCTAATTCGGCAAGGCGTGTCTTTGTATACGTAATCCTTTTGTCGCTTAAAAAGCATGGACCGACTGTAAAGAGCGTTGTAATGCCGTAACAACTGTAAACTTTTTCAACGGGGTCGTTGATTGGGTAAACCGATAGTTTTTCCGGTTGGAGATTTTACGCTTCTTTTTGTATCTGTTGCAGCAAATCGATTAATCCTTTTCCTCTGCCTTCTTCGATTGAGGCGAAATTTTCTAGTTTCCCTTGACTGCCATGAGCAAATAAGCAGGCAATCGGACATAGTACTCCTTTGTATCTTAATTAGGTAATGACAGTAGCGATTATCGGCAAATTCAGATTCAAGTGCCTTTTCGCGAACTGCTTTTCCTCCGAATTCTTTAATCTGACATCCTATCCATAGTGCTTCGTAATAATTCTCGGAAGTTACTCTTTCTATTATCGCATCTTTACGTAAAGGGAGCAGGGGTGTTTTCTGATTCCATGGCTGAATAGGCTGTAAAGACGTTCAAACCGAAAGTCTTTTTTCTGCAACTGAGTTATAAACGTTGTTAGAGACCGAACATTATCTAAGTGAAATCCAGGGACAATGTTTGAGCATTTGTAAAATGAGACCACTTCACCGATCGCTTCTTTAGGAAAGCTCGGCTCTTTGTTGAGTTTGGTGTAATCTGTCTTTTCAATAATACGACTCTAGTCTCCTTTAATGAATGTTCCATTATCTATTCCTTTTAAGTAAACTCCTATTCAAATCCTTTCACGATGAAATTACCAACAAACTAGGTTACACTGAAATAGATAGGAAACAATATATTGAGAAAATCGATTTTAAAGAAAAGAGGCGAAAGCATGAACGCATATGATGAGTACATGAAAGGCATTGTCGTGCCTATGCGCCAGGAGTTGACTGGAGCAGGATTTAAAGAATTATTGACAGCAGAAGAAGTCAATGAACATATGAGCAGTGCTAAAGGAACGAGTCTTGTTGTGATTAACTCTGTTTGTGGTTGTGCAGCAGGTTTAGCGCGTCCAGCAGCTATTGGAGCCATTCAAGCTGTGGAAGCAAAACCAGATCATTTAGTGACCGTATTTGCAGGTCAAGATAAAGAAGCAACTGCACAGATGCGCAATTACTTTGAAGAAGTGCTACCATCGTCTCCATCGATTGCCGTATTAAAAGACGGTGAATTGGCTCATTTTATTCCACGTGAACAAATTGAAGGCTACCCAATGGAACAGATTCGCGATCATTTGTCGCAAGTTCTTGAACAGGTGGCAGCTCAGTGAAAACAATAGTCACCACAGCATACCGGCCAACTTCGT is part of the Planococcus kocurii genome and encodes:
- a CDS encoding BrxA/BrxB family bacilliredoxin; protein product: MNAYDEYMKGIVVPMRQELTGAGFKELLTAEEVNEHMSSAKGTSLVVINSVCGCAAGLARPAAIGAIQAVEAKPDHLVTVFAGQDKEATAQMRNYFEEVLPSSPSIAVLKDGELAHFIPREQIEGYPMEQIRDHLSQVLEQVAAQ
- a CDS encoding ABC-F family ATP-binding cassette domain-containing protein; the encoded protein is MSHLNITKLTKTVGAKTLFKDVEFSLYPGERAGLIGVNGTGKSTLMSILAGSMDADNVVMDHPKKYQITYLMQEPEFDESLTVLETVFSGKSPILALNRAYENALKNMMVDSSSTQLQDELMDIQEKMEQENAWDINALAKTALSKLGIDMYDQVVRELSGGQRKRVALAKALIEPADLILLDEPTNHLDAVSTEWLQETLLRMGSAMLFVTHDRYFLDAVSTHIFEIADQTMYTHKGNYGDYLENKAIRDEMNASSQQKLENRFRSELKWIRRGAKARSTKQKARIQRFDEIKENVQKENDNTSLELSMQSQRLGKKIIEGQDMGVAYGDKQIFSGFDFLLQGGDRIGIVGPNGAGKSTLMKMLAGELEPTSGKMEYGSTVKIAHFTQHLPEMDESQRMIEYIQETSSDFEAEKGVRLSATQMLERFLFPSNGHGTQIGKLSGGERKRLYLLKLLMEQPNILFLDEPTNDLDIQTLSVLEDFLENFPGVVITISHDRFFLDRIAQKLWTTGTGKIEEYQGLYSEFIKEKNNPVELAEQQLVETEVAQPAKVKKKMTYKEQQEYNGILDKVAQTEAKIEAREEEMALAGADYDKLQKLTEEVNGLTAEYDALIERWTYLQEIAET
- a CDS encoding HD domain-containing protein — encoded protein: MDQEKIKQCRNEVKKIYEQFDASHDWQHIERVMKNAKMILQQETADAFIVELAVLLHDVSDPKYKKPEEDLERDILNRLELSDAQRQEIQKVIESVSFKGGNGKPATSIEAKIVQDADRLDAIGAIGIARAFAYGGAKGRKLYDWNEQARTKMTENEYREAQTSSVTHFYEKLLLLKDQMTTETGKHMAEERHEFMLIFLKQLQTETDGNK
- a CDS encoding cold-shock protein codes for the protein MHQGTVKWFNSEKGYGFIEYNDGDDVFVHFTGIQGEGFRTLNEGKTVSFDIIDGNRGPQAANVIQIDSE
- a CDS encoding conserved virulence factor C family protein; the encoded protein is MKILTIEPTPSPNTMKVIIDQELPFGKSHNYTKDKLEGASEEVQQLLAIDGVKGVYHVADFLAVERISKFDWEIILTQVRNVFGEDRQHSGEEVQLDEHFGEIYVHVQQFKGIPLQVKVFDNSSEQRFGMPERFVAAMKQILDPTEENYLMQRKWVDYGVRYGDKSEIGKSLMEEIEAAYPQERLVAMTTKEDAAQAESAPRGQRVSVEDFDAPDWETRFQLLDQMIEADVDDLPLLAAALNDEKMSIRRQAAIFLGDVKDKAVVPYVERAMKDKSWAVRRTAGDTISDLGFEEFEPVMLETLRDKNKLVRWRAAMFLYETGTEAALPSLKQAENDPEFEVKLQIKMAIARIEEGEDAKGSVWKQMTEARQAIKEE
- a CDS encoding zinc-finger domain-containing protein, whose product is MSIINEIDEMMTTYCEGCFVKSQLRKDEGKTAAHRFCISNCTVGSQLQFLGNELNKVGTGSKA